In Nitrospira sp., one genomic interval encodes:
- the cheY gene encoding chemotaxis protein CheY → MPADPNMKILVVDDMSTMRRIVKNILKQLGFNNVEEAENGQEALHKLNADNYGFVVSDWNMPVMMGIDMLRAIRKDEKLKTIPVLMVTAEAQKENLIEAVQAGVSNYIVKPFTAETMQDKINKIFK, encoded by the coding sequence ATGCCAGCTGATCCCAACATGAAGATTTTGGTCGTGGATGATATGTCCACGATGCGTCGCATCGTCAAGAATATCCTCAAACAATTGGGTTTCAACAATGTTGAGGAAGCGGAAAACGGACAGGAAGCCCTCCATAAGCTGAATGCCGATAATTACGGGTTCGTCGTATCGGATTGGAACATGCCCGTGATGATGGGCATCGATATGCTGCGTGCCATCCGGAAAGACGAAAAACTCAAGACCATTCCGGTTCTGATGGTCACGGCAGAGGCCCAGAAGGAGAATCTCATCGAAGCGGTCCAAGCCGGCGTGAGCAACTACATTGTCAAGCCGTTCACGGCAGAAACAATGCAAGACAAGATCAACAAGATCTTTAAGTAA
- a CDS encoding chemotaxis protein CheA has protein sequence MNDEMQEILNDFLTESNEMLEMLDQRFITLEADPGNKDLLNEIFRAMHSMKGSAGFLGFNRLVDVAHRGENILNKLRQGEMAVVPTVISVILEAIDVIKALMADIRESGTDLHVATDSIAAKLDAIINGQVGESASPEVASVPVQAQASSSASSIPVSARGSTVAPSEPAPPTLGEILVNEGLASKDQVLDALNAQQHQPEPKTPLGEILLQAKAITERALDQALQKQEKQAKPAEEDATIRVETKRLDSVMNLVGELVLGRNRLIKIGTQLEQDHESDPQVRALSETLAQLNLVTTDLQLAVMKTRMLPIKKVFAKLPRMVRDLSQKLAKQVRLEMDGEETELDKSVADEIGDPLVHLVRNAIDHGIEMPAERQARGKPSEGQLAIVASQEGNSIVIRIKDDGRGIQVEKVKAKALAKGLVSEAELATMEHREILNLIFLPGFSTAEQVTDVSGRGVGMDVVRTNIRKINGSVELESEPGKGSQIVIKLPLTIAIIQALMVEVERSIFAIPLGSVIEAVRITKSDIKTINGREVLHLRDRVLPLIRLAQEFEIPTDSDRERFYVVVAALGDRRVGVVVDELRSQEEVVIKSIWDYLETVKGVSGATITGEGKVVLILDTAELVQNAQAWHNAGMAA, from the coding sequence ATGAACGACGAAATGCAAGAGATTCTGAATGACTTCCTGACCGAATCCAACGAGATGTTGGAGATGCTCGATCAGCGTTTCATCACGCTGGAGGCCGATCCTGGCAATAAGGACCTGTTGAATGAGATCTTTCGTGCCATGCACAGCATGAAAGGATCTGCTGGATTCTTGGGGTTTAATCGTCTCGTGGATGTCGCGCACCGTGGCGAAAACATCCTCAACAAGCTTCGGCAGGGTGAAATGGCCGTCGTGCCGACTGTTATCAGCGTCATTCTTGAAGCTATCGATGTAATCAAGGCGTTAATGGCCGACATTCGCGAGTCCGGCACGGACCTGCATGTGGCGACGGACAGTATTGCTGCCAAGCTGGACGCCATCATCAACGGTCAGGTCGGAGAATCGGCATCGCCGGAGGTTGCATCAGTCCCCGTTCAGGCTCAAGCCTCGTCTTCGGCATCTTCGATTCCGGTCTCAGCGAGGGGCTCGACCGTAGCGCCTTCGGAGCCGGCGCCCCCCACGCTCGGGGAAATCTTAGTCAACGAGGGACTGGCATCGAAAGATCAAGTGCTGGATGCCTTGAATGCGCAACAGCATCAGCCGGAACCCAAAACACCCTTGGGAGAGATTCTCCTCCAAGCCAAGGCCATTACTGAACGGGCGTTGGATCAGGCGCTGCAAAAACAGGAGAAGCAGGCCAAGCCGGCGGAAGAAGACGCCACGATTCGGGTCGAGACGAAGCGACTCGATAGTGTGATGAATCTTGTCGGCGAATTAGTATTAGGGCGGAACCGTTTGATCAAGATCGGTACACAACTCGAACAGGATCACGAGTCGGATCCCCAGGTGCGGGCTCTCAGTGAAACCTTGGCGCAGCTGAATCTGGTGACGACCGACCTGCAGCTCGCGGTGATGAAAACGCGCATGTTACCGATCAAGAAGGTGTTCGCCAAGCTGCCTCGAATGGTACGGGATCTCTCTCAAAAATTGGCCAAACAGGTGCGGCTGGAAATGGACGGCGAGGAGACGGAACTCGATAAGTCAGTGGCCGACGAAATCGGCGACCCCTTAGTGCACCTGGTGCGCAATGCCATCGATCACGGTATCGAGATGCCGGCTGAACGGCAGGCCAGGGGGAAACCGAGTGAGGGACAATTGGCCATCGTCGCCAGTCAGGAGGGCAACAGTATTGTCATCCGCATCAAGGACGACGGTCGTGGTATCCAGGTTGAAAAGGTGAAGGCCAAAGCTTTGGCGAAGGGGTTGGTCAGCGAAGCCGAGTTGGCCACGATGGAGCACCGTGAGATTCTCAACCTTATTTTTCTGCCGGGGTTCAGCACAGCGGAGCAAGTCACGGATGTATCCGGGCGTGGGGTGGGGATGGACGTCGTCCGGACAAATATTCGGAAGATCAACGGCAGCGTGGAACTCGAATCAGAGCCCGGAAAAGGTAGCCAAATCGTCATCAAGCTGCCCTTGACCATTGCCATCATTCAGGCCTTGATGGTGGAAGTCGAACGGTCGATCTTTGCCATTCCACTGGGTTCTGTCATCGAAGCGGTGCGTATCACGAAATCGGATATCAAGACCATCAACGGTCGCGAAGTGCTGCATTTGCGCGATCGTGTGCTTCCCCTTATCCGACTGGCGCAGGAGTTCGAGATTCCGACGGATTCCGATCGCGAACGGTTTTACGTCGTTGTGGCGGCGTTGGGTGACCGTCGAGTGGGAGTCGTAGTCGATGAACTCCGCTCTCAGGAAGAAGTTGTCATCAAGTCCATCTGGGACTACCTGGAGACAGTAAAGGGTGTTTCTGGGGCCACCATTACCGGAGAAGGCAAGGTGGTCTTGATCTTGGATACGGCTGAGTTGGTTCAAAATGCGCAGGCGTGGCACAACGCCGGAATGGCCGCCTAG
- a CDS encoding helix-turn-helix domain-containing protein, which produces MNDAIATTTAFSGDRTSSAEGEILTVAEVARFLRVPKSTVYKLARLGQLPASKIGKHWRFLRQDIHEWMHHRAQQN; this is translated from the coding sequence ATGAACGATGCAATCGCAACAACAACTGCGTTTAGCGGCGACCGCACCTCATCCGCAGAGGGGGAAATTTTGACGGTCGCCGAGGTGGCACGGTTTCTCCGTGTCCCGAAATCGACGGTTTATAAGCTCGCGCGTCTCGGGCAATTGCCGGCTTCGAAAATCGGAAAGCATTGGCGATTCCTTCGGCAGGATATCCACGAGTGGATGCACCATCGAGCTCAACAGAACTGA
- a CDS encoding chemotaxis protein CheW: MSAIEQQVHAAPPVAAEQSAAHPGERTGEDLCQFVICRIGSEEFAVDVLSVQEINRIAEVTRVPKTPPYVEGVINLRGRIIPVLDLRKLFGLTGAKQTTQTRIVVVSVQSRLVGLVVDSVEEVLRVPKSAIEPPPSVGTMAGSEFTQGVGRIEDRLLILVDLNRLLLAREAA; the protein is encoded by the coding sequence ATGAGCGCGATCGAACAACAGGTCCATGCCGCTCCGCCGGTGGCCGCAGAACAGTCTGCGGCCCATCCGGGGGAGCGGACAGGGGAGGACCTCTGTCAATTCGTGATCTGCCGCATCGGGAGTGAGGAGTTTGCGGTTGATGTCTTGAGCGTACAGGAAATCAACCGAATAGCCGAAGTAACCCGTGTACCCAAAACGCCTCCTTATGTGGAGGGAGTCATCAACCTGCGCGGCCGGATTATTCCGGTGCTCGACTTACGTAAGCTGTTTGGTTTGACCGGCGCCAAACAGACGACGCAGACGCGCATTGTCGTGGTGTCGGTTCAGTCACGATTAGTCGGGCTGGTGGTGGATTCTGTGGAGGAAGTGTTGCGCGTACCCAAGAGTGCGATCGAGCCTCCACCCTCAGTGGGGACGATGGCTGGATCGGAGTTCACGCAAGGAGTCGGACGGATCGAGGATCGCCTCCTGATCCTGGTCGACTTGAATCGTTTACTGTTGGCCCGCGAAGCTGCCTGA
- a CDS encoding protein phosphatase CheZ codes for MTGTRGTAKPAVRANENGAEEPADPNAKLYEELGELARFIDTTMKTLSEFSTPVNNSTQQLPQAMSHLTDLKAMTERGTHEVMRQVEGIQNNHVRLAQTLKDLTHALRLAQASPSLTEQLKTITHMLADDDRRLIEIMTALSFQDLVAQSVNKLVTILDEVEHKLLQLVVVFGPYQKQVVQKDQGKANEMLRQLEAKKNTSMDQDLADEILKQFGFN; via the coding sequence ATGACTGGAACACGAGGAACCGCAAAGCCGGCTGTTCGGGCGAATGAAAACGGCGCCGAAGAGCCTGCAGACCCCAACGCCAAGCTTTATGAGGAACTTGGGGAGTTGGCGCGTTTCATCGACACCACGATGAAAACGCTATCTGAATTCAGCACACCGGTCAACAATTCCACGCAGCAGCTGCCGCAGGCCATGAGCCATCTGACCGACCTCAAGGCCATGACGGAGCGTGGGACGCATGAGGTGATGCGACAAGTCGAGGGCATTCAGAACAACCATGTGCGCCTCGCCCAAACTCTGAAAGACTTGACGCACGCTCTCAGGCTGGCTCAGGCCTCACCGTCTCTGACTGAGCAACTGAAGACTATCACTCACATGCTGGCAGACGATGATAGACGTTTAATCGAGATCATGACGGCACTGTCGTTCCAGGATCTCGTGGCTCAAAGCGTGAACAAGTTGGTGACGATCCTCGATGAGGTTGAACACAAGTTGCTTCAGCTAGTCGTCGTGTTTGGTCCCTACCAGAAACAGGTGGTGCAGAAGGACCAAGGCAAAGCGAATGAAATGCTGAGGCAACTGGAGGCAAAAAAAAACACGTCGATGGACCAGGATCTTGCCGACGAGATCCTGAAGCAATTCGGTTTTAACTGA
- a CDS encoding P-loop NTPase: MSTIISIASGKGGVGKSVIAANLAMLLARRGKRVVLADLDVGGADAHILFGILHPARTLTDFIERRVQRLDDVLQPISAHPFLQLLPGTGETLITANLPYAKKKRLIRHFRQLQADIIIVDIGAGTSYHALDFFLMADHYLTVATPDPTSVLDLYRFIKLAAIRRVLSSFLSRDAVSEALSDRDYSSIEDVIRAVETVNPDARETASATLATFRPHLIVNRVSGKSRINVLQLKKLLNEYVGGELTMLGEIPDDQSMIQAIRSYLPVVECEPAAPSAQALEVVAKHLLQSLLDPTTEPADTQPVAAVGPHGPSLQALSRS; this comes from the coding sequence ATGAGCACAATTATTTCGATCGCTTCAGGGAAAGGCGGTGTGGGTAAGAGCGTCATCGCTGCGAATCTGGCCATGTTATTGGCTCGTCGCGGTAAGCGAGTGGTGCTGGCCGACCTTGACGTGGGTGGCGCCGATGCGCACATCCTCTTCGGAATCCTCCATCCCGCGCGCACGCTGACGGATTTCATCGAACGACGGGTTCAACGACTCGATGACGTATTACAACCCATCTCGGCCCATCCATTTTTACAACTTCTCCCTGGCACGGGAGAAACATTGATCACTGCCAATCTTCCCTATGCGAAAAAGAAGCGGCTGATTCGCCACTTCCGGCAACTCCAGGCAGACATCATCATCGTCGATATCGGTGCAGGAACCAGCTATCACGCGTTGGACTTTTTTCTCATGGCCGATCACTATCTTACCGTGGCGACGCCGGATCCGACGTCCGTGCTCGATCTGTACCGGTTCATTAAACTTGCGGCAATTCGGCGGGTTCTCTCGTCATTCCTCTCGCGCGATGCCGTCAGCGAGGCGCTTTCCGATCGGGACTACTCCAGCATTGAGGACGTGATCCGCGCGGTTGAGACGGTGAATCCTGATGCCCGTGAAACAGCGAGTGCGACCCTGGCGACCTTCAGACCACATTTGATTGTGAACAGGGTGTCCGGGAAATCCAGAATCAATGTCCTGCAGCTCAAGAAACTGTTGAACGAATATGTGGGGGGAGAACTGACGATGCTTGGTGAGATTCCGGACGACCAATCGATGATTCAGGCCATCCGTAGTTACTTACCTGTCGTGGAATGTGAACCTGCGGCGCCCTCTGCCCAGGCGCTGGAAGTGGTCGCCAAACATCTTCTTCAGTCGCTCCTCGACCCGACCACTGAGCCGGCCGATACTCAACCGGTCGCGGCCGTCGGTCCTCACGGCCCTTCGCTACAAGCCCTTTCTCGCTCGTAG
- a CDS encoding chemotaxis response regulator protein-glutamate methylesterase, with protein MALPDTTTSNQPVRVLVVDDSAFMRKSLTTMLEEGKQIKVVGVARNGEEAIQQVLQLKPDVVTMDVEMPGMTGLQALQQIMAKHPVPVLMVSSLTTEGAQETLQALEWGAVDFIPKQLDGVAPRIAEIQKQLVSKVLMAKHAGTKLRRPVYAETPKNRIVPVKALSSHAVSVTRGAKLIAIGCSTGGPQALFEIMPTIPEDCPAAIVIVQHMPRSFTKPFADRLNGLCQLEVREAVHGDEVKPGRILVAPGGMQFRVAKKSITTTVVSLAPNIEHHAHAPSVDIMLQSVATVYEERSIGVILTGMGHDGLEGMKAIKAVNGRTIAQDEASSVVYGMPKAVIESGCADKVVSLVKVVGEIMNMV; from the coding sequence ATGGCACTCCCAGACACGACCACTTCAAACCAACCCGTGCGGGTTTTGGTGGTCGACGATTCTGCGTTCATGCGGAAGAGTCTTACCACCATGCTGGAAGAGGGCAAGCAAATAAAGGTGGTGGGGGTCGCACGCAATGGGGAAGAGGCGATCCAGCAGGTGCTGCAGTTGAAGCCTGACGTGGTGACCATGGATGTGGAAATGCCCGGCATGACCGGACTGCAGGCCTTGCAACAGATCATGGCCAAGCACCCGGTCCCTGTCTTGATGGTGAGCTCGCTGACGACCGAGGGAGCGCAAGAAACCCTGCAGGCTCTTGAATGGGGAGCCGTTGACTTCATCCCGAAACAACTGGACGGCGTCGCGCCTCGAATTGCGGAGATTCAGAAGCAACTCGTCTCTAAGGTTCTGATGGCCAAACATGCTGGCACGAAGCTACGCCGGCCTGTCTACGCGGAGACGCCCAAGAACCGGATCGTTCCAGTTAAAGCCTTGAGTAGTCATGCGGTCAGTGTCACGCGCGGGGCTAAACTCATTGCGATTGGTTGTTCCACCGGAGGCCCCCAGGCCCTGTTTGAGATCATGCCGACGATCCCCGAGGACTGCCCGGCCGCGATCGTCATCGTCCAACACATGCCGAGATCGTTCACCAAGCCCTTCGCCGATCGCCTCAACGGTTTGTGCCAATTAGAAGTCCGCGAGGCGGTCCATGGAGACGAAGTGAAACCAGGCCGTATCCTCGTGGCCCCGGGGGGCATGCAATTTCGTGTCGCCAAGAAATCCATCACCACGACGGTGGTGTCGCTCGCGCCGAATATTGAACACCATGCCCATGCACCCTCAGTCGACATCATGCTGCAGTCGGTCGCGACCGTGTATGAGGAACGCAGTATCGGGGTCATCCTGACTGGCATGGGACACGATGGGTTGGAGGGCATGAAGGCAATCAAGGCAGTCAATGGGCGGACCATTGCGCAGGATGAGGCATCAAGTGTGGTCTATGGGATGCCGAAAGCCGTCATCGAATCAGGCTGTGCGGACAAGGTGGTTTCGCTGGTCAAAGTTGTTGGCGAAATCATGAACATGGTGTGA
- the fliS gene encoding flagellar export chaperone FliS, translated as MLANAANAYQQTQVMTANQVQLIVLLYDSAIQSLELAREAILTNNYKDKARFLDRSMAIVGELASVLDFERGGEIAISLHRLYDYMIHQCIQANLRHNGKHLDGPIKCLTTLREGWHVVARQEAVTHAGGQPF; from the coding sequence ATGCTCGCAAATGCCGCTAACGCATATCAGCAGACTCAAGTAATGACTGCCAACCAGGTTCAACTGATCGTCTTGCTTTATGATTCGGCTATCCAATCCCTTGAACTGGCACGAGAAGCCATCCTAACGAACAATTATAAAGATAAAGCTCGGTTCTTGGATCGCAGTATGGCGATCGTGGGCGAACTGGCGAGCGTTCTGGATTTCGAACGAGGCGGTGAGATTGCTATTTCGTTGCACCGACTCTACGACTACATGATTCATCAGTGCATCCAGGCAAATCTTCGGCATAATGGTAAGCATCTGGATGGCCCAATCAAATGTCTGACGACACTACGCGAAGGATGGCACGTAGTGGCCCGCCAGGAAGCGGTGACACATGCCGGCGGACAACCTTTCTGA
- a CDS encoding methyl-accepting chemotaxis protein, whose translation MTIGPKFITSICAVSLLVILAGLFVLYQQEESKIETLLTGRVNAISTQIVITRAYITQNYVAKVKKSKAGADIQVVKDHANLPDAIPFPATAVREMGEEATRTGTYSVRLVSQNPMNSANSPKDNFENEAVRAIMAGAESYARRDEVNGVMTFRRAIPDKATSAACLSCHTNNQVGDTLGMLSVSVPMAEAVALSSRSMWQTGSLMTGVVVVIMFVTYLLLRNIVLKPLERMSDISKDIAKGEGDLTKRVPCEGNDEIARMGGYFNEFIEKLQHMIKKVAHVTDKVASASVELSATAEEISKGTDTLTSRASQTAAAVEEMNATVGQVAQNSGKAASLAQDTVKTAQDGGTVVSSTIAGMQQLSEAVSHSATIIAELGKSSDQIGEIVRTIEDIADQTNLLALNAAIEAARAGEQGRGFAVVADEVRKLAERTTKATKEIGDMIRQIQQDTRGAVDSMQQGTQKVTAGVDLVNKTGDALSQIVRMVSESADMIRQIAVASEEQSVATQQIASDIEQVAKVTKESSSGAHESAKASQDLSQLAVELQGIVGGFKI comes from the coding sequence ATGACGATTGGACCCAAGTTTATTACCTCGATCTGCGCGGTGTCACTTCTGGTGATTCTCGCAGGTCTGTTCGTCCTCTATCAGCAAGAAGAGTCGAAGATCGAGACCTTGCTTACCGGTCGCGTGAATGCGATCAGCACCCAAATTGTGATCACGCGGGCCTATATCACGCAGAACTATGTCGCCAAGGTCAAGAAGTCGAAGGCCGGTGCTGACATCCAGGTGGTCAAGGATCATGCCAATCTTCCGGACGCCATTCCCTTCCCGGCGACGGCGGTCAGGGAAATGGGCGAAGAGGCCACACGGACCGGCACCTACAGCGTCCGCCTCGTGAGCCAGAACCCGATGAATTCGGCCAATAGTCCAAAAGACAACTTCGAAAACGAAGCGGTCCGGGCCATCATGGCCGGCGCGGAGAGTTATGCGCGCCGTGATGAGGTCAACGGAGTGATGACATTCCGACGAGCCATCCCAGACAAGGCCACATCCGCCGCCTGCTTGAGCTGCCATACGAACAATCAGGTCGGCGATACCTTGGGTATGTTGAGTGTTTCGGTACCCATGGCTGAGGCGGTCGCGCTGTCTAGTCGCTCCATGTGGCAGACCGGCAGCCTGATGACGGGGGTGGTCGTGGTCATCATGTTCGTGACCTATCTCTTGCTCCGCAATATCGTCCTCAAGCCGCTGGAGCGCATGAGCGACATTTCGAAGGATATTGCCAAGGGCGAAGGTGACCTCACCAAGCGAGTGCCCTGCGAAGGGAACGATGAAATCGCTCGCATGGGCGGATACTTCAACGAGTTCATCGAGAAGCTGCAGCACATGATCAAGAAAGTGGCTCATGTGACGGACAAGGTGGCCTCGGCTTCCGTTGAGTTGTCCGCGACGGCGGAGGAAATATCGAAGGGCACCGATACCTTGACCTCGCGGGCTTCCCAGACCGCAGCGGCGGTGGAAGAGATGAACGCGACGGTCGGTCAGGTGGCGCAGAACTCCGGAAAGGCGGCCAGTCTGGCGCAGGACACCGTGAAGACTGCTCAGGACGGCGGGACGGTGGTCTCCAGCACGATCGCCGGCATGCAGCAACTTTCCGAGGCGGTTTCCCACTCGGCCACCATCATTGCCGAACTGGGGAAGTCTTCCGATCAAATTGGCGAAATCGTCCGGACGATCGAAGACATCGCCGACCAAACCAACTTGTTGGCATTGAACGCCGCGATTGAAGCAGCGCGAGCCGGAGAACAGGGCCGTGGCTTCGCCGTTGTGGCCGACGAGGTTCGGAAGCTCGCCGAGCGAACGACCAAAGCCACCAAGGAAATCGGGGACATGATCCGGCAAATCCAGCAAGACACGCGTGGAGCCGTTGACTCCATGCAGCAGGGGACCCAGAAGGTCACGGCTGGCGTGGACCTGGTCAATAAGACCGGCGATGCGCTGTCACAGATCGTCCGAATGGTCTCTGAGAGTGCGGACATGATCCGACAGATTGCGGTGGCCTCGGAAGAACAGTCCGTGGCGACGCAACAGATCGCCAGCGACATCGAGCAGGTCGCGAAGGTTACGAAAGAATCCTCGTCTGGAGCGCATGAGTCGGCCAAGGCTAGCCAAGACCTGAGCCAGCTGGCAGTCGAACTCCAGGGAATCGTGGGCGGGTTCAAGATCTGA
- a CDS encoding chemotaxis protein CheV — protein MSNLINEIDARTRLAGANQMELLLFKLGTNEIYGINVFKVREVMKLPALTQIPEADSRIVGMANIRGIMVPVVGLRRSLGLGTETDGAGTSHPYLIVSEYNASLQGFLVSGVDRIIRFSWSAIKTPPAIVRENNKGAVTAVTMLDDGRMVLILDVEKVLHDICPRSDDEVFSGMVLSPDLKSKCVMFADDSSVARMQIRKALDRLEMSYIMATTGGEAWSKLQALAEQATAEGKLRVDQIQCVLSDIEMPDMDGFTLTKHIRADPRLGHLPVILHSSLTGTCNMEKGKTVGASDYITKFDAKLLGEKLSFHLNTGSQETTQAA, from the coding sequence ATGTCGAATCTCATCAACGAAATTGATGCGAGAACTCGTTTGGCCGGCGCCAACCAGATGGAGCTGTTGCTGTTCAAGCTCGGAACCAACGAGATCTACGGTATCAATGTGTTCAAAGTTCGTGAGGTCATGAAGCTGCCGGCGCTGACTCAGATTCCTGAAGCCGACAGTCGTATTGTGGGCATGGCGAACATTCGCGGCATCATGGTGCCGGTCGTAGGGCTCCGCCGCAGTCTGGGGCTGGGAACAGAAACCGATGGGGCGGGGACCTCTCATCCCTACCTGATCGTGTCCGAATACAACGCGAGCCTTCAGGGTTTTCTCGTTTCGGGTGTTGATCGCATCATTCGGTTTTCGTGGTCGGCCATTAAGACGCCACCGGCCATTGTACGCGAAAACAATAAGGGCGCAGTGACGGCCGTTACAATGCTGGACGACGGCCGAATGGTGCTGATCCTCGATGTGGAGAAGGTCTTACACGACATCTGTCCCCGATCTGACGACGAAGTGTTTTCCGGGATGGTGCTCTCACCGGATCTCAAGTCGAAATGTGTGATGTTTGCTGACGATTCGTCGGTGGCGAGGATGCAGATTCGGAAAGCACTCGATCGTCTGGAAATGTCCTACATCATGGCGACGACCGGCGGAGAAGCGTGGAGCAAGCTGCAAGCACTGGCGGAACAGGCGACTGCCGAGGGGAAACTGCGCGTAGATCAGATTCAGTGCGTGCTGAGCGACATCGAGATGCCGGATATGGACGGCTTTACCTTGACGAAACACATCCGCGCCGATCCGCGCCTGGGGCACTTGCCGGTCATTCTGCATTCTTCCCTGACGGGCACCTGCAACATGGAAAAGGGGAAGACAGTCGGCGCCTCTGATTACATTACAAAGTTCGACGCGAAGTTGTTGGGAGAAAAGCTGTCGTTCCATTTGAACACTGGATCTCAGGAAACCACTCAGGCTGCATAG
- a CDS encoding PilZ domain-containing protein, giving the protein MKTSPKLNTNTVLAEVKSDERREWLRIDDRLLLEYRLLDEPPEAMNRYLPPVTDDTIATAVSKPTHDLLARAGEAFASSPLLPWVSKIDWILETMLKAMAKSDPGSVNIARLTEVDISAGGLGFHAPREFQSGDLLTLKIILPPFSMVNTTARVIRVTNSGAAPMSYHTATQFVDLASDHQEQIIRHILQLQAERLRARKGL; this is encoded by the coding sequence ATGAAGACATCTCCGAAGCTGAATACCAACACTGTTCTGGCGGAGGTCAAGAGCGACGAACGACGCGAGTGGCTCAGGATCGACGATCGCTTATTGCTTGAGTATCGACTGCTCGATGAACCTCCTGAAGCGATGAATCGCTATTTGCCGCCAGTCACGGACGATACGATAGCGACTGCGGTTTCGAAGCCGACCCACGACCTTCTTGCGCGTGCCGGTGAGGCGTTTGCGAGTTCCCCCTTGCTTCCGTGGGTATCGAAAATCGATTGGATACTCGAGACCATGCTCAAGGCTATGGCCAAGAGCGATCCCGGCAGCGTGAATATCGCACGCCTGACGGAGGTCGATATCAGTGCGGGAGGACTTGGATTTCATGCTCCGAGAGAATTTCAATCCGGAGACCTGCTGACGCTGAAGATCATCCTGCCGCCGTTTTCCATGGTGAATACGACGGCAAGGGTGATTCGTGTGACGAATTCAGGCGCCGCTCCGATGTCCTACCATACGGCGACGCAGTTCGTGGATTTAGCGAGCGATCACCAGGAACAGATTATCCGACATATCCTGCAGCTACAGGCGGAACGACTACGAGCGAGAAAGGGCTTGTAG